A region from the Variovorax sp. RKNM96 genome encodes:
- a CDS encoding cytochrome bc complex cytochrome b subunit, translating into MAEFHEISPNAPAGAKLLNWVDNRFPLSKLWNDQWGKYYAPKNFNFWYIFGSLAMLVLVIQIVTGIFLVMHYKPDANQAFASVEYIMRDVPWGWLIRYIHSTGASAFFIVVYLHMFRGLMYGSYRKPRELIWVFGCAIFLCLMAEAFMGYLLPWGQMSYWGAQVIVNLFAAIPFIGPDLALLIRGDYVVSDATLNRFFSFHVIAVPLVLLGLVVAHLIALHEVGSNNPDGIEIKANRGPDGHPLDGIPSHPYYTVHDIFGVVVFLTIFSAVIFFAPEAGGYFLEYNNFIPADSLKTPNHIAPVWYFTPFYSMLRATTDDMVNVFALIIGLAAILNFVKGKSGTALKIAIVVVAAVAIFLLKAFDAKFWGVVVMGGSVIILFFLPWLDHSEVKSIRYRPSWHKYVYGVFVFFFLILGYLGIQPPGVWGNLVIGSFALDIAQTISQIGTLFYFGFFLLMPWWSRKGEFKPVPERVVFAAH; encoded by the coding sequence ATGGCTGAATTCCACGAAATTTCCCCCAATGCGCCCGCCGGCGCGAAGCTGCTCAACTGGGTCGACAACCGCTTCCCGCTCAGCAAGCTCTGGAACGACCAGTGGGGCAAGTACTACGCGCCGAAGAACTTCAACTTCTGGTACATCTTCGGCTCGCTGGCGATGTTGGTCCTGGTGATCCAGATCGTCACCGGCATCTTCCTCGTGATGCACTACAAGCCCGACGCGAACCAGGCGTTCGCATCGGTCGAGTACATCATGCGCGACGTGCCCTGGGGCTGGCTCATCCGCTACATCCACTCGACGGGCGCCTCGGCGTTCTTCATCGTGGTGTACCTGCACATGTTCCGCGGCCTCATGTACGGCAGCTACCGCAAGCCCCGCGAGCTGATCTGGGTGTTCGGCTGCGCGATCTTCCTGTGCCTCATGGCCGAAGCCTTCATGGGCTACCTGCTGCCCTGGGGGCAAATGAGCTACTGGGGCGCCCAGGTGATCGTGAACCTGTTCGCCGCCATCCCTTTCATCGGTCCTGACCTGGCCCTGCTGATTCGCGGCGACTACGTGGTGAGCGACGCCACGCTGAACCGCTTCTTCAGCTTCCACGTGATCGCCGTGCCGCTCGTGCTGCTTGGCCTCGTGGTGGCCCACCTGATCGCGCTGCACGAAGTGGGTTCCAACAACCCCGACGGCATCGAGATCAAGGCCAACCGCGGCCCCGACGGCCACCCGCTCGACGGCATTCCGTCGCATCCGTACTACACGGTGCACGACATCTTCGGCGTGGTGGTGTTCCTCACGATCTTCTCGGCGGTGATCTTCTTCGCGCCCGAAGCCGGCGGGTATTTCCTGGAGTACAACAACTTCATCCCGGCCGATTCGCTCAAGACGCCCAACCACATCGCCCCGGTCTGGTACTTCACGCCGTTCTATTCGATGCTGCGCGCGACCACCGACGACATGGTGAACGTGTTCGCGCTGATCATCGGCCTGGCCGCGATCCTGAACTTCGTCAAGGGCAAGTCGGGCACGGCACTGAAGATCGCGATCGTCGTCGTGGCGGCCGTGGCCATCTTCCTGCTCAAGGCCTTCGACGCCAAGTTCTGGGGCGTGGTCGTGATGGGCGGCTCGGTCATCATCCTGTTCTTCCTGCCGTGGCTGGACCACAGCGAAGTCAAGTCGATCCGCTACCGCCCGAGCTGGCACAAGTATGTGTACGGCGTGTTCGTCTTCTTCTTCCTGATCCTGGGCTACCTGGGCATCCAGCCGCCTGGTGTCTGGGGCAACCTGGTCATCGGCTCCTTCGCCCTCGACATCGCCCAGACCATCTCGCAGATCGGCACGCTCTTCTACTTCGGCTTCTTCCTCTTGATGCCCTGGTGGAGCCGCAAGGGCGAATTCAAGCCCGTGCCCGAGCGCGTGGTCTTCGCCGCCCATTGA
- a CDS encoding cytochrome c1, whose product MKKRISGWLAVMGLALGLTLSATASAESGGLAWDKAPNKTTDVQALQNGAKLFVNYCLNCHSAAFMRYNRLQDIGITEQQIKDNLLFATDKVGETMKANIDARQAKDWFGTTPPDLTLVARSRAGHGGTGADYLYTFLRSFYRDDTKATGWNNLAFPSVAMPNPLWELQGERQPVYSKVEQHGHETDVFTGKWTQVTPGTLTPVQYDNAVGDLVSYLQWMAEPAQNTRIRIGVWVLLFLAMSVVFVWRLNASYWKDVK is encoded by the coding sequence ATGAAGAAAAGAATTTCCGGCTGGCTCGCGGTCATGGGTCTCGCATTGGGGCTGACCCTCTCCGCCACTGCATCGGCCGAATCGGGCGGCCTGGCATGGGACAAGGCGCCCAACAAGACGACCGACGTGCAGGCCCTGCAGAACGGCGCCAAGTTGTTCGTCAACTACTGCCTGAACTGCCACTCGGCCGCCTTCATGCGCTACAACCGCCTGCAGGACATCGGCATCACCGAGCAGCAGATCAAGGACAACCTTCTGTTCGCGACCGACAAGGTCGGCGAAACCATGAAGGCCAACATCGACGCGCGCCAGGCCAAGGACTGGTTCGGCACCACGCCGCCCGACCTCACGCTGGTTGCACGCTCGCGTGCCGGCCACGGCGGCACCGGCGCTGACTACCTCTACACCTTCCTTCGCAGCTTCTACCGCGACGACACCAAGGCCACCGGCTGGAACAACCTCGCATTCCCGAGCGTCGCCATGCCCAACCCGCTGTGGGAACTGCAGGGCGAGCGCCAGCCGGTCTACAGCAAGGTCGAGCAGCACGGTCATGAAACCGACGTGTTCACCGGCAAGTGGACGCAGGTCACCCCCGGCACCCTCACGCCAGTGCAGTACGACAATGCCGTCGGCGACCTGGTGAGCTACCTTCAGTGGATGGCCGAGCCCGCGCAGAACACCCGCATCCGCATCGGCGTCTGGGTCCTGCTGTTCCTGGCCATGTCGGTGGTTTTTGTGTGGCGACTGAACGCCTCGTACTGGAAAGACGTCAAGTAG
- the petA gene encoding ubiquinol-cytochrome c reductase iron-sulfur subunit, whose protein sequence is MSDMTSGSPRIDTSKRTWLIASSCAGVAGGVATAIPFVSTFQPSEKAKAAGAAVEVDISGLKVGEKITVEWRGKPVWILKRTPEQIAELPKLDGQLADPLSKRHPDEFTPKYAQNEHRSIKPDVLVVVGICTHLGCSPTDRFQAGPQPSLPADWEGGFLCPCHGSTFDLAGRVFKNKPAPDNLPVPPHMYLSDTKLLIGEDSKKA, encoded by the coding sequence ATGAGTGACATGACCTCCGGCTCGCCCCGGATCGACACAAGCAAGCGGACGTGGTTGATCGCATCCAGCTGTGCCGGCGTAGCGGGCGGCGTGGCCACCGCAATTCCCTTTGTGAGCACTTTCCAGCCTTCCGAGAAGGCCAAGGCCGCCGGTGCCGCTGTCGAAGTCGACATCTCGGGCCTGAAGGTCGGCGAGAAAATCACCGTCGAATGGCGCGGCAAGCCGGTCTGGATCCTCAAGCGCACCCCGGAGCAGATCGCCGAGCTCCCCAAGCTGGACGGCCAGCTGGCTGATCCGCTCTCCAAGCGTCACCCCGACGAATTCACCCCCAAGTACGCGCAGAACGAGCACCGCTCGATCAAGCCCGACGTGCTGGTCGTAGTCGGCATCTGCACCCACCTGGGCTGCTCGCCGACCGACCGCTTCCAGGCCGGCCCCCAGCCTTCGCTGCCGGCCGACTGGGAAGGCGGCTTCCTCTGCCCTTGCCACGGTTCGACGTTCGACCTGGCCGGCCGCGTCTTCAAGAACAAGCCCGCTCCCGACAACCTGCCTGTGCCCCCGCACATGTACCTGTCGGACACCAAGCTCCTGATCGGTGAAGACTCCAAGAAGGCCTGA
- a CDS encoding ClpXP protease specificity-enhancing factor translates to MINALESSSTRPYLIRALYEWCTDNGFTPYVAVQVDDTVQVPREYVKNGEIVLNISFDATSSLKLGNDFIEFKARFAGSAREISVPVGRVIAIYARENGQGMAFPAPAPAVDNGDVPASPTGPARMPLRDASRGTEGDAGKIVHLVTGEEGSEMVDAGPAGAATDPVDEPPRPPAGGGSRPSLKRVK, encoded by the coding sequence ATGATCAACGCGCTCGAGTCGTCTTCCACCCGCCCGTACCTCATCCGGGCGTTGTACGAATGGTGCACCGACAACGGGTTCACGCCCTATGTCGCGGTGCAGGTCGACGACACCGTCCAGGTTCCGCGCGAGTACGTGAAGAACGGCGAGATCGTGCTCAACATCAGCTTCGATGCGACCAGCTCGCTCAAGCTGGGCAACGATTTCATCGAGTTCAAGGCCCGCTTTGCGGGCAGTGCGCGCGAGATCAGCGTGCCGGTGGGGCGCGTGATCGCGATCTATGCGCGCGAGAACGGGCAGGGCATGGCATTTCCCGCGCCGGCGCCCGCGGTCGACAACGGGGATGTGCCCGCTTCGCCCACGGGGCCTGCGCGCATGCCTTTGCGTGATGCCTCGCGCGGCACCGAAGGCGATGCCGGCAAGATCGTCCACTTGGTGACGGGCGAAGAGGGCAGCGAAATGGTCGATGCAGGCCCTGCTGGCGCAGCCACCGACCCCGTCGACGAGCCGCCGCGCCCGCCGGCCGGTGGCGGTTCGCGGCCGTCGCTCAAGCGCGTCAAGTAG
- a CDS encoding response regulator transcription factor, protein MSTFHGALIVEDDPAVADRMRRILGNLAPGRRVVVASTRTEACNLLASLPYDLVLVGMCLPGSDGVSLIRHVRETYRHIETIAMSPCDDHELVNGAISAGAVGYLLTEADDAELSFLLRSIERGGAPMDSRVARRILGLIAASAKTQTIEPIRTALPAEPLSATARLSPRELKVLRLIAQGWSNRQIAEAVYLSVNTIEFHAKSIYRKLAVKSRTQAVHEAMQHGLLN, encoded by the coding sequence GTGAGCACCTTTCACGGGGCGCTGATCGTCGAAGACGACCCCGCCGTGGCCGATCGCATGCGCCGCATCCTGGGTAACCTCGCGCCGGGCCGCCGCGTCGTGGTGGCGTCCACGCGCACGGAGGCGTGCAACCTGCTGGCCTCGCTGCCCTACGACCTCGTGCTGGTCGGCATGTGCCTGCCGGGCAGCGACGGCGTCTCGCTGATCCGTCATGTGCGCGAGACCTACCGGCATATCGAGACCATCGCCATGTCGCCGTGCGACGACCACGAACTGGTGAACGGCGCGATTTCCGCGGGTGCCGTCGGCTACCTGCTGACGGAAGCGGACGACGCTGAACTCTCTTTCCTGCTGCGCTCGATCGAGCGCGGCGGCGCGCCGATGGACTCGCGCGTCGCGCGGCGCATCCTCGGGCTGATCGCCGCATCGGCGAAGACGCAGACGATCGAGCCCATCCGGACCGCGCTTCCCGCCGAACCGTTGTCGGCAACGGCACGGCTGTCGCCCCGCGAGCTCAAGGTGCTGCGGTTGATCGCGCAGGGATGGAGCAACCGGCAGATCGCGGAAGCGGTCTACCTGTCGGTCAACACGATCGAGTTCCACGCCAAGAGCATCTATCGGAAGCTCGCGGTCAAGTCGCGGACCCAGGCGGTCCACGAGGCGATGCAGCACGGTCTTCTGAACTGA
- a CDS encoding glutathione S-transferase N-terminal domain-containing protein, producing the protein MMVLYSGTTCPFSHRCRFVLFEKGMDFEIRDVDLYNKPEDISVMNPYGQVPILVERDLILYESNIINEYIDERFPHPQLMPGDPVDRARVRLFLLNFEKELFVHVSTLENRTTKGNEKAIEKARSHIRDRLTQLAPVFLKNKYMLGDNFSMLDVAIAPLLWRLDYYGIDLSKNAAPLLKYAERIFSRPAYIEALTPSEKVMRK; encoded by the coding sequence ATGATGGTCTTGTATTCAGGAACGACCTGCCCCTTTTCCCACCGCTGCCGCTTCGTTCTGTTCGAAAAGGGCATGGACTTCGAGATCCGCGACGTCGATCTCTACAACAAGCCCGAAGACATCAGCGTGATGAATCCGTACGGCCAGGTGCCGATCCTGGTCGAGCGCGACCTGATCCTGTACGAGTCGAACATCATCAACGAGTACATCGACGAGCGCTTCCCGCATCCCCAGCTGATGCCCGGCGATCCGGTCGACCGCGCCCGCGTGCGCCTGTTCCTGCTCAACTTCGAGAAGGAACTGTTCGTGCATGTCTCGACGCTCGAGAACCGCACCACCAAGGGCAACGAGAAGGCCATCGAAAAGGCGCGCTCGCACATCCGCGACCGCTTGACGCAGCTCGCTCCCGTGTTCCTCAAGAACAAGTACATGCTGGGCGACAACTTCTCGATGCTCGACGTGGCCATCGCGCCGCTGCTCTGGCGCCTCGATTACTACGGCATCGACCTCAGCAAGAACGCGGCACCGCTTCTGAAGTACGCTGAACGCATCTTCTCGCGTCCGGCCTATATCGAAGCACTCACGCCTTCCGAAAAGGTCATGCGCAAGTAA
- a CDS encoding HAMP domain-containing sensor histidine kinase, with amino-acid sequence MGLLETLRRSIGKKEEPLDESLMEKQGRFSRSLIHATLAHRHLAERQFFVQQVAYWITILGLLVAEASAPILSPTAMWAWIVVSVVTWLIRIGLFWPLTQTPPAEIKRSLALKLIPIFISIIACLYWVWTIHLFVGPVLTVRVLVLCISLLGISVSVTGLWPVTPIVVIIYNVVMWGALSIELYMNEVATLPVIAVLDLGVLAVMWLNIFIAIRQLNDLLARTHEASQLVNQLEIANDKLERLKDIAYKTLDTRSEFFAGASHDFQQRLHAAKLWVLSARAATKINQSAESTLDRLGQEIDALQVYINSILEFARIEALDAGVKIRATEIQSLFQKLDLHFEKIAERHGVQLRFRMARITVGTDASMLLRMLENLVSNALKYTKSGVLVCARKTSRGAVIEIWDQGPGIKPEARQRIFDAFHQEDPGDQSRTKGVGLGLAIVKRFATRLNYRIEVKSVMGRGTLFRILIPREFVIEANTTVNS; translated from the coding sequence ATGGGGCTGCTTGAGACCCTTCGCCGGAGCATTGGCAAGAAGGAAGAGCCGCTCGATGAATCGCTCATGGAGAAGCAGGGGAGATTTTCCCGCTCCCTGATCCACGCAACGCTGGCGCACCGGCATCTGGCGGAGCGCCAATTTTTTGTCCAGCAGGTTGCCTACTGGATCACGATCCTCGGACTGCTGGTTGCGGAGGCGAGCGCGCCCATCCTGAGTCCGACAGCCATGTGGGCCTGGATCGTGGTCTCGGTGGTGACGTGGCTGATCCGCATCGGGCTTTTCTGGCCGCTCACGCAGACGCCGCCGGCCGAGATCAAGAGATCGCTCGCGCTGAAGCTGATCCCTATCTTCATCAGCATCATTGCGTGCCTCTACTGGGTCTGGACCATTCACCTGTTCGTGGGGCCGGTGCTGACGGTGCGCGTGCTGGTCCTGTGCATCAGCCTGCTCGGCATCAGCGTCTCGGTCACGGGGCTGTGGCCGGTGACGCCGATCGTCGTGATCATCTACAACGTCGTGATGTGGGGGGCGCTGTCCATCGAGCTGTACATGAACGAGGTGGCGACCCTTCCGGTCATCGCGGTGCTCGACTTGGGCGTGCTGGCCGTGATGTGGCTCAACATCTTCATTGCCATCCGCCAGCTCAACGATCTGCTCGCACGCACCCATGAAGCCAGTCAATTGGTGAATCAGCTCGAAATAGCCAATGACAAACTCGAAAGACTGAAGGACATCGCGTACAAGACGCTCGATACCCGTTCGGAATTCTTTGCGGGCGCCAGCCACGACTTTCAGCAGCGCTTGCATGCCGCGAAATTGTGGGTGCTCTCCGCCAGGGCGGCCACCAAGATCAATCAATCCGCGGAATCCACATTGGACCGCCTGGGGCAGGAAATCGATGCGCTTCAGGTCTATATCAACAGCATTCTCGAATTCGCACGAATCGAAGCGCTCGATGCCGGGGTGAAGATCCGGGCCACGGAAATTCAGTCCCTGTTTCAAAAGCTCGACCTGCACTTCGAGAAAATCGCCGAGCGCCATGGCGTGCAATTGCGGTTTCGCATGGCACGAATCACCGTGGGCACCGATGCCTCCATGCTGCTGCGCATGCTCGAGAACCTGGTTTCCAATGCGCTCAAATACACAAAAAGCGGTGTATTGGTGTGCGCCCGAAAAACGTCCAGAGGTGCAGTCATCGAAATCTGGGATCAGGGCCCCGGAATCAAGCCCGAGGCGCGGCAGCGGATTTTCGACGCCTTTCACCAGGAAGATCCCGGCGATCAAAGCCGTACCAAAGGCGTGGGCTTGGGTCTGGCCATCGTCAAGCGATTTGCCACGCGCCTCAATTACCGCATCGAGGTCAAATCCGTGATGGGCCGCGGCACGCTTTTCAGAATTCTCATCCCCAGGGAATTCGTGATAGAGGCGAATACGACCGTCAATTCTTGA
- the recJ gene encoding single-stranded-DNA-specific exonuclease RecJ: MKIIAREIPPRTVWALEQAGVHPLLARLFAARGVMAKDELDDGLARLLLPDTLRGTHEAAVLLADAMALDKRLCIVADYDCDGATACAVGVRGLRLLGAKNVSYLVPDRVVDGYGLTPPIAERVADSGADMLITVDNGIASVEGVAAAKARGLQVLVTDHHLPGPELPIADVLVNPNQPGCEFESKSIAGVGVMFYVLLALRSELRARGVFDVATQPKLDALLPLVALGTVADVVKLDANNRRLVAQGLRRIRAGAMPAGIAALFKAAGRTASAATTFDFGFALGPRINAAGRLADMTLGIECLLTDDAGRADELARMLDGINRERRDIEGGMRDQALLLAESLFATDGEGIEAPPAAISVFDVNFHEGVVGIVASRIKDRFHRPTFVFAASGAPGKEEELKGSGRSIPGFHLRDALDLVAKRHPGVLLRFGGHAMAAGCTVAREHFKTFEQALAQVAGEWLAASALTRQIETDGPIAREYMRIDLVDTLHREVWGQGFAPPTFSEEVEVVSQRLVGEKHLALKLRHQGQPIDAIWFSHTEPLPPKVKLAFRLDADEWQGVRRLRFLVEGAEF; the protein is encoded by the coding sequence GTGAAGATCATTGCCCGCGAGATTCCGCCGCGCACCGTCTGGGCCCTCGAGCAGGCAGGCGTGCACCCGCTGCTCGCACGCCTCTTTGCCGCGCGCGGCGTGATGGCCAAGGACGAACTCGACGACGGCCTCGCCCGCCTGCTGCTTCCCGACACCCTGCGCGGCACGCACGAAGCCGCCGTGCTGCTGGCCGACGCGATGGCGCTGGACAAGCGCCTGTGCATCGTCGCCGACTACGACTGCGACGGCGCCACCGCCTGCGCGGTCGGCGTGCGGGGCCTGCGCCTGCTGGGCGCAAAGAACGTGAGCTACCTCGTGCCCGATCGCGTGGTCGACGGCTACGGCCTCACGCCGCCGATTGCCGAGCGCGTGGCCGACAGCGGCGCCGACATGCTGATCACCGTCGACAACGGCATTGCCAGCGTCGAAGGCGTGGCGGCTGCGAAAGCGCGCGGCCTGCAGGTGCTGGTGACCGACCACCACTTGCCCGGCCCCGAGCTGCCGATCGCCGACGTGCTCGTCAACCCGAACCAGCCCGGCTGCGAGTTCGAGAGCAAGAGCATCGCGGGCGTCGGCGTCATGTTCTATGTGCTGCTTGCGCTGCGCTCCGAACTGCGCGCACGCGGCGTGTTCGATGTGGCCACACAGCCCAAGCTCGATGCATTGCTGCCGCTCGTCGCACTGGGCACCGTCGCCGACGTGGTGAAGCTCGATGCCAACAACCGCCGCCTCGTCGCGCAGGGCCTGCGCCGCATCCGTGCAGGCGCAATGCCCGCGGGCATCGCCGCGCTCTTCAAGGCCGCGGGCCGCACGGCTTCGGCCGCCACCACCTTCGACTTCGGCTTCGCCCTCGGCCCGCGCATCAACGCGGCTGGCCGGCTGGCCGATATGACGCTGGGCATCGAATGCCTGCTGACCGACGACGCAGGCCGCGCCGACGAGCTCGCGCGCATGCTCGACGGCATCAACCGCGAGCGGCGCGACATCGAGGGCGGCATGCGCGACCAGGCGCTGCTGCTGGCCGAGTCGCTCTTCGCCACCGATGGCGAAGGCATCGAGGCCCCGCCGGCGGCCATCAGCGTGTTCGATGTGAACTTCCACGAAGGCGTGGTCGGCATCGTGGCCTCGCGCATCAAGGACCGCTTTCATCGCCCGACCTTCGTGTTCGCCGCGAGCGGCGCGCCGGGCAAGGAAGAGGAACTCAAGGGCTCCGGCCGGTCGATTCCGGGCTTTCACCTGCGCGATGCGCTGGACCTCGTGGCCAAGCGCCATCCGGGCGTGCTGCTGCGCTTTGGCGGGCATGCGATGGCGGCGGGCTGCACGGTGGCGCGCGAGCACTTCAAGACCTTCGAGCAGGCGCTAGCGCAAGTGGCGGGCGAATGGCTGGCGGCGTCGGCGCTCACGCGCCAGATCGAGACCGACGGGCCGATCGCGCGCGAGTACATGCGCATCGACCTCGTGGACACGCTGCACCGCGAGGTGTGGGGCCAGGGCTTTGCGCCGCCGACCTTCAGCGAAGAGGTGGAAGTGGTGTCGCAGCGGCTGGTGGGCGAGAAGCACCTGGCGCTCAAGCTCAGGCACCAGGGCCAGCCGATCGATGCGATCTGGTTCAGCCACACCGAACCGTTGCCGCCGAAAGTGAAGCTCGCGTTCCGCCTCGACGCGGACGAATGGCAGGGCGTGCGGCGCCTGCGCTTCCTGGTCGAGGGGGCGGAGTTCTAG
- a CDS encoding lipoprotein-releasing ABC transporter permease subunit yields the protein MRLPYELQLGWRYTRAGRATRRNGFISFISGVSMLGIALGVAALIIVLSVMNGFQKEVRDRMLGVVSHIEIFSRDGQALQSLDDIMAAARKNPEVIGAAPFINTQALIARGEDMKGAIVRGIDPKLEPEVTDTSGIASKGTFDKLVPGEFGIVLGIELARSLFVQPGDKITLVAPGGQVTPAGVVPRLKQFTVVGTFDSGHYEYDSALAMVHEQDAAKVFRLEGPTGIRLKLKDLNEAREVADQLAVSLPGPEFLIRDWTRQNKTWFAAVQVEKRMMFIILTLIVAVAAFNLVSTLVMTVTDKRADIAILRTLGSSPRSIMGIFVVQGAMVGVIGTVAGLLLGLGIAYNIDVIVPFLEQLFHASFLPKDIYLISKMPSDPQQSDIMPIAIISLILAFLATLYPSWRASRVNPAEALRYE from the coding sequence ATGCGACTCCCTTATGAACTGCAGCTCGGCTGGCGCTATACGCGCGCAGGCCGGGCTACGCGGCGCAACGGCTTCATCTCCTTCATCTCCGGTGTCTCGATGCTTGGCATCGCACTGGGCGTGGCGGCGCTGATCATTGTGCTCAGTGTGATGAACGGCTTCCAGAAAGAGGTGCGCGACCGCATGCTCGGCGTGGTGTCGCACATCGAGATCTTCTCGCGCGACGGCCAGGCGCTGCAGAGCCTCGACGACATCATGGCCGCCGCGCGCAAGAACCCCGAGGTCATCGGCGCGGCTCCCTTCATCAACACGCAGGCGCTGATCGCGCGCGGCGAGGACATGAAGGGCGCGATCGTCCGCGGCATCGACCCCAAGCTCGAACCCGAGGTCACCGACACCAGCGGCATCGCGAGCAAGGGCACCTTCGACAAGCTGGTGCCGGGCGAATTCGGCATCGTGCTGGGCATCGAACTCGCGCGCTCGCTCTTCGTGCAGCCGGGCGACAAGATCACGCTGGTGGCGCCCGGTGGTCAGGTCACGCCGGCCGGCGTGGTGCCGCGCCTGAAGCAGTTCACCGTGGTGGGCACCTTCGATTCGGGCCACTACGAGTACGACTCGGCGCTGGCCATGGTGCACGAGCAGGACGCGGCCAAGGTGTTCCGCCTCGAAGGGCCGACCGGCATTCGCCTCAAGCTCAAGGACCTGAACGAGGCCCGCGAGGTGGCCGACCAGTTGGCCGTGAGCCTGCCGGGACCCGAGTTTCTGATCCGCGACTGGACGCGCCAGAACAAGACCTGGTTCGCGGCCGTGCAGGTCGAGAAACGCATGATGTTCATCATCCTCACGCTGATCGTGGCGGTGGCGGCGTTCAACCTCGTCTCCACGCTCGTGATGACGGTGACCGACAAGCGCGCCGACATCGCGATCCTGCGCACGCTGGGCAGCTCGCCGCGCAGCATCATGGGCATCTTCGTGGTGCAGGGCGCGATGGTGGGCGTGATCGGCACCGTGGCGGGCCTCCTGCTGGGCCTGGGCATCGCCTACAACATCGACGTGATCGTGCCCTTCCTCGAACAGCTCTTCCACGCGAGCTTCCTGCCCAAGGACATCTACCTGATCAGCAAGATGCCGAGCGACCCGCAGCAAAGCGACATCATGCCGATCGCGATCATTTCCCTCATCCTCGCGTTCCTTGCAACGCTGTACCCGAGCTGGCGCGCCAGCCGCGTGAACCCCGCGGAGGCGCTGCGCTATGAGTGA
- a CDS encoding response regulator transcription factor has translation MKIARSLGAKSQLFSPVDFVIFSKVAEWATRPKLISNSAKLEIPDRKSMINVLFIEDQPLVSEATAEKIARSPLVANIDVCNSAEKALFALKATPHRWGLILLDLDVPGAVGLSLAMEIKKLGKEGLTCILTGTHRADYIAQAKASGFQGYILKAIEIKELEASLDKAIAGEKVFPQLPDLGADPSAIRLTNRQCQCLEFVGAGRSTKEIARLLSLHPGTVNYHIDSAMEALGVKSRAHAVQKALQLGLLAGFAARSSDGAA, from the coding sequence GTGAAAATCGCCCGTTCCCTGGGCGCCAAGTCCCAGTTATTTTCTCCAGTTGACTTTGTGATCTTTAGTAAAGTGGCGGAATGGGCGACCCGGCCCAAGCTGATCTCCAATTCGGCAAAACTAGAAATCCCGGACAGAAAATCGATGATCAACGTCTTGTTCATAGAAGACCAGCCTCTGGTGTCGGAAGCGACGGCGGAAAAGATTGCGCGAAGTCCACTCGTTGCCAACATCGACGTCTGCAACAGCGCCGAAAAGGCGCTGTTCGCTTTGAAGGCAACCCCTCACCGTTGGGGATTGATCCTGCTCGACCTGGACGTGCCCGGCGCGGTCGGCCTTTCGCTGGCCATGGAAATCAAGAAGCTGGGCAAGGAAGGGCTCACCTGCATCCTGACCGGCACCCACCGGGCGGACTACATCGCCCAGGCCAAGGCCAGCGGATTCCAGGGCTACATCCTGAAGGCCATCGAAATCAAGGAGCTCGAGGCGAGCCTGGACAAGGCCATTGCGGGCGAAAAGGTTTTTCCGCAATTGCCCGATCTGGGCGCGGATCCGAGCGCGATCCGCCTGACCAACCGCCAATGCCAATGCCTGGAATTCGTCGGCGCGGGGCGCTCCACCAAGGAAATCGCGCGATTGCTGTCATTGCACCCGGGAACGGTCAATTACCACATCGATTCCGCCATGGAAGCACTGGGCGTCAAATCGCGCGCGCACGCTGTCCAGAAGGCATTGCAACTCGGGCTCCTGGCGGGTTTTGCTGCGAGGAGCAGCGATGGGGCTGCTTGA